One region of Sulfurisphaera ohwakuensis genomic DNA includes:
- the xerA gene encoding site-specific tyrosine recombinase/integron integrase yields the protein MKLQLGKPDVIINPFDEFITALTIAGASENTIRLYSIAISDFLSYIRKDPRTVTAYDLNNWIRNILSRETKSKNENEIEKRRKKSVTARHYIIAVLRFLKWLGVDVKPTIPRIRRKEIRALSEEEIIKIKENVKKLKDRLLIQLLLDTGLRSKELLSIKKSDINIERRYIIVRNTKNGEERIVFFTEETARLLKSYLRNIEDNGILFNMTYHALYRKLKRLGKKLGIDLRPHILRHTFATQAIRKGMPLPVVQKLLGHKDIRTTQIYTHLVTEDLQEIYKKIFG from the coding sequence GTGAAACTACAATTAGGTAAGCCAGATGTCATTATCAACCCATTCGACGAATTTATTACGGCTTTAACGATTGCAGGAGCCTCTGAAAATACAATAAGATTATATTCAATAGCAATATCTGATTTTCTTAGTTATATAAGAAAAGATCCAAGGACTGTTACCGCCTATGATTTAAATAATTGGATTAGAAATATTCTAAGTAGAGAAACAAAATCTAAAAATGAAAATGAGATAGAAAAAAGAAGAAAAAAATCAGTGACTGCAAGGCATTATATAATAGCAGTATTAAGATTCTTAAAGTGGTTAGGAGTAGATGTAAAACCAACTATACCTAGAATTAGAAGAAAAGAAATTAGAGCTTTATCAGAAGAAGAAATAATTAAGATAAAAGAAAATGTGAAAAAACTAAAAGACAGACTACTAATTCAACTTTTATTAGATACAGGATTACGTTCTAAAGAATTACTTTCTATTAAAAAATCCGATATAAACATAGAAAGAAGATATATAATTGTTAGAAATACAAAGAATGGTGAGGAAAGAATTGTATTTTTCACAGAAGAAACAGCTAGGTTATTAAAGAGTTATTTGAGGAACATAGAAGATAATGGAATACTTTTCAACATGACTTATCATGCTTTATATCGGAAACTTAAAAGATTAGGCAAAAAATTAGGGATTGATTTAAGACCACATATTTTGAGACATACATTTGCTACACAAGCTATAAGAAAAGGAATGCCATTACCAGTAGTTCAAAAATTGTTGGGGCATAAGGATATCAGAACAACACAAATATATACTCATTTAGTAACAGAAGACTTACAGGAAATTTATAAGAAAATATTTGGTTAA